GTTTCCGCGCTGCACACGACTTTTATGGCAGCAGTTGTAGCTTCGCTAGTGGCAATGGTGGCATCGCTGGCAAAGGGAAAAGTGAAAACAGAGGAGGGAAAAGTGAAAACAGAGGAGGGAAAAGCGGGTACCGCCGGATGATTTTGCAGCAATATAAATAGAGCGCATCTGGCTCTTTCTCAAAAGAGGGCCAGATGCGCTACGGTATGGATGACCAATCTGTAATTGGACCGTTTAATTTACAGACGCTCCCCAATTAGACGGGGAGAGGGGGGAAGCCATTATGAAATCGATGCGGCAAAGATCGCTTTGATTGAGCTTGACAACATGGCATCAAACTCTTCCTCCGTCTGTTGAGCCGTCAAGCCTTGGGAAAGGGCGCGGGAAAAGCTGGCGATCAATCCTTGATTCCGTGCCAATTTCTCATTCGCTTCGGTCTGTGAATATCCACCCGACAAAGCCACAATTCGTGCAATATGAGGTTCTCCCATTAAATCGCTGTAGAAATTCTCTGCCGTCGGTATGGATAGCTTCAGCATAATTTTTTCGTCTTGCCTGAGGCCGGACAATTGGTTTAATAGTTCTTCTTTCAATATTTTTTCAGATTCTTCCTTATCCGGGCTGTGAATATCCACCTCGGGTTCTATGATTGGAACCAGTCCGGCTTCAATAATCTGCTTACCGATCTCGAATTGCTGCGCAACCACATCTTTGATTCCTTCGCTGTTGGCATCTTTGATCACAGAGCGCATTTTGGTTCCAAATATGTTCTTTTGAGCGGCATGCTTTAGAAGATTGTCCAGATCCGGTATGGGCTTCATCAGCTGAACTCCATTCTCAATGGCAGCGAGTCCTTTGTCAACCTTTAAAAATGGAACGATGCCTTTCTTCTCCCAAAGATAATCCGCAGTAAATTCATCATGAATGGTGCGATCCATCGTATTCTCAAATAAGATGGCGCCCAGAATATACTCGGAAGTAAATGCCGGACTTGTTATGATTCTTGTTCTCATGTCATGGACTAAATTGAACATTTCTTCTTCATTGGAATAGCTGTCTTCCTTAATTCCGTATTGAAGGAGTGCTTTTGGAGTACTCCCGCCGCTCTGATCCAGGGCAGCGATAAAACCTTTTCCTGTATGGATCAGGTCCATTTGCAACTGATTCATTGAATTCTCCTTTCAACGTAAAACAAATGACATTTAAAATTTATTGCTTATGATACAGTTACATTCCTATATATTCGTTCCCAGTTTAAGAAAATTATAACACTGAATTCGCACAAAAAATTGTAAAAAGGCTATAATAAAGTGCTGAACATGGAGAGGCAGAAGAATTCCCATCGATATTTTTCCATGTAGACCGGCAGGGTATCGATTAACATATCGGCAGGGTATGGACGAACATAATGGAAGTTGCTGACAAAATAATTTTTGTTGTTGACCTGTCTATTACTGTAGGGTTTATCGTTATATTTGTAAGATGATCTTACAAATATAACGCGGAGGCCGATATGAAAAGTATAACTACGAATCAAAACCTTTTTTTATTGTTATGTGGGCAGTTCGTATCGCAAATCGGTGATAAATTTTACGCCATTGCGCTGGCTTACTGGGTACTTCAGGTCACACACGCACCATCCATAATGGGTATTGTACTGTTTTCATCGATGGCACCCGCAATCGTGGTCGGTTTTCTTGCGGGAGGGATTATTGATTCATTTAGCAGAAAAATATTTTTGATCAGCACAGATTTGATCAGGGGACTTGTAGTAACTGCTGTCGTGGTTACCTATTATATGGGAGCATTGAATCTGTCTGTCATTATAGTTGCAGGAGTTGTACTTTCTGTATGCTCTGCATTCTTTGATCCTACCGTCCAGGCAGTTATCCCACAGATTGTGAAGCAGGAAGCATTGAACGAGGCAAATGCTAAAAGTCAGTTTTTAAGCGGTATTGCTCTAGTAGTAGGCCCTTTGCTTGGAGGCATTTGTGTGGCTTGGTTGGGGTATGGCTTTGTCTTTTTACTGAATGCCTTATCTTTTTTTGTTGCATCCGCTCTTGCATCTATGATCGCTATTCAACCTGTAATAAAAGAAACGCAATCAAAGAAAAAGATTAAAGAAAACATTCGTGATGGCTTTCAATATATTCTCAAGAGAAGAAGTACCCTTTCAATTGTATCAGTGGTTGCCATCTTGCATTTCTTTGTGGGTTCTGTTCAGGTAATCATGCCGGTATTTGCCGTAACGTTGGAGGGGAACGGAGCACAAAATCTGGGATACCTGGAAGCCTTTTATGGGATGGGTGTTATTTTGACCGGTTTTTTACTGAGTTTGATCAGTATAAACCATAAGGAAAAGAAATTTATGTACGGAGGCATCTGTTTGATCGGCTTGATTTATTCCGTATTTGGCATTCTCAGTAATTCGGGTATCCGCAACATTGTTCCATACTTTTTCGTCTTCTTCCTGATGAGTGCTGCGGTAGTTTGTATCAGCACCTGCTATCGTACGATTCTGCAGAAAAATGTTGAGAATGAAATGGCAGGCAGAGTATTCGGAATCATCGGCTCGGTGGGTAATTTTACCTTGCCCCTTGCAATTCTCATCTTTGGGGTTTTGCTGGATTGGTTTCAATCTGGGCAATTGCTGCTCTTTTGCGGAATTTTGCTTACGATTCTGGGTCTTGTTTTATTCAAGATGGATCGTAAGCATACGGCTGCTTCCGGCGATCATTGGATAAACTGATGATTGACCTGATCGAAAGCCTGGGCTTATACTAAAAAAAACAACTGGGAGGTTTTTATGGAATTAACAGTGGGTAAAATTGCATCGAAATTCAGGATTTCCAGGAGTACGTTATTATATTATGACGCAATCAACCTTCTTAAACCATCTACAAGGAATAAGGCAGGGTATCGGTTGTATCAAGATGCAGATATAGAACGACTCAGTAAGATTATGCTTTTTAGGCAAGCCGGGGTGCCATTGGCTGAGATCGCCAACCTTTTAGATGCAGCAAATCTCGAGGTTTCAGCACTTCTATTGAAGAGATTGGGAGAATTGAATCAAGAAATAGAAGCAGCACAAAAGCAACAAAATTTAATTATTAAATTATTGGAAAACAGTATTCTATATAAAAATCTTAAGAGCCTTGATGAAAGCACATGGATGACAATATTGAATTCGGCAGGCCTAAAAAGAGAAACAACAGAGGAGTGGCATTACGAATTTGAAAAGCACTCGCCAGTGCAACATCAAAAACTTCTAGAATTACTCGGATTTGAGGAGGATGAAATTCAAAGTCAAAGGGAGCATTACAGCAGCTTGAATAAAAAGTAGGTTGAGGCTGAATTCTATTTTTCTAACAGATCGATATCTTCCCCCCTGCTTTTTCTAAGCGCAATATTCTCCCGTCCCCAGGAACACATTACATGAATTATTGTATTAGCGGATTTACCGTAATCCGTTACATAGTATTCAACCTTGGGAGGCATCTGATGATAGTCTATTCTTCCCACAATTCCATCCCGCTCCAATTCTCGAAGCTGCTGTATAAGTACTTTTTGAGAGATGCCTGGAATAAGACGTTCTAATTCACTTGTTCTTTTGGGACCAGACATCAGTTGACATACAATTAACGCTTTCCATTTTCCGCCGAGGATTTCCAAGGTTGCTTCAATGCCTAAAGTATATTGTTTCAAAATATCACCTCCAAGATTTATTATAGTATATCAGCTTAACCGAAAGGAATACACACTTTAAAGTAAGTATTTACTGATATTAAAGTGTGTATTTGCTTACTTCATTGTGTGTATTTACAATCAATCTCTTTTAGAAAATAATAAGGATAACGTTAATTTTTCATGCTAAATTTGTGATTCGGGGTACGTTTTTACTGTCCCAAAACCACGATTTCGCAGCATTTCAGTAAATCAATTATGAAGAAAACAGAAAGGATTTATAATTTTATGAAGACTCTTGTCATTTTAGCACACCCTGATATTGATCGTTCGAATGTAAATAAAAGGTGGAAACAGGAACTAGAGAAATACCCAAACGACATTGTCATACATGAGTTATATAAGGAG
This genomic window from Clostridiales bacterium contains:
- a CDS encoding fructose bisphosphate aldolase, which gives rise to MNQLQMDLIHTGKGFIAALDQSGGSTPKALLQYGIKEDSYSNEEEMFNLVHDMRTRIITSPAFTSEYILGAILFENTMDRTIHDEFTADYLWEKKGIVPFLKVDKGLAAIENGVQLMKPIPDLDNLLKHAAQKNIFGTKMRSVIKDANSEGIKDVVAQQFEIGKQIIEAGLVPIIEPEVDIHSPDKEESEKILKEELLNQLSGLRQDEKIMLKLSIPTAENFYSDLMGEPHIARIVALSGGYSQTEANEKLARNQGLIASFSRALSQGLTAQQTEEEFDAMLSSSIKAIFAASIS
- a CDS encoding MFS transporter encodes the protein MKSITTNQNLFLLLCGQFVSQIGDKFYAIALAYWVLQVTHAPSIMGIVLFSSMAPAIVVGFLAGGIIDSFSRKIFLISTDLIRGLVVTAVVVTYYMGALNLSVIIVAGVVLSVCSAFFDPTVQAVIPQIVKQEALNEANAKSQFLSGIALVVGPLLGGICVAWLGYGFVFLLNALSFFVASALASMIAIQPVIKETQSKKKIKENIRDGFQYILKRRSTLSIVSVVAILHFFVGSVQVIMPVFAVTLEGNGAQNLGYLEAFYGMGVILTGFLLSLISINHKEKKFMYGGICLIGLIYSVFGILSNSGIRNIVPYFFVFFLMSAAVVCISTCYRTILQKNVENEMAGRVFGIIGSVGNFTLPLAILIFGVLLDWFQSGQLLLFCGILLTILGLVLFKMDRKHTAASGDHWIN
- a CDS encoding MerR family transcriptional regulator, encoding MELTVGKIASKFRISRSTLLYYDAINLLKPSTRNKAGYRLYQDADIERLSKIMLFRQAGVPLAEIANLLDAANLEVSALLLKRLGELNQEIEAAQKQQNLIIKLLENSILYKNLKSLDESTWMTILNSAGLKRETTEEWHYEFEKHSPVQHQKLLELLGFEEDEIQSQREHYSSLNKK
- a CDS encoding winged helix-turn-helix transcriptional regulator, with amino-acid sequence MKQYTLGIEATLEILGGKWKALIVCQLMSGPKRTSELERLIPGISQKVLIQQLRELERDGIVGRIDYHQMPPKVEYYVTDYGKSANTIIHVMCSWGRENIALRKSRGEDIDLLEK